Genomic DNA from uncultured Acetobacterium sp.:
TGAAACATAAATGGTTGTTGTTTATAGAAAGAAAGACTTTTGTATGATGGCGGGAATGTTAATACAAAAGTCTAAAATTGATTTGCGGAAAATTTTTTGTTTGAGGAATGCTTATTAAGAAAGATTATTAATAATATCGACCATATTCATAATATTTTCGAGTAATGGTTTCATTGGCGGCGAATTTTCTTTGTCTGTCGATTTTTCGACCATATTCATAATAAATTTATGGAAAAAGTTCATTTTGTCAGGTCTCATTTCACCACCAAAATTTTCAACTGAACAGGCTTTTTTCAATAGTGTCTCAGGAAAAGCACGCTTATAATAGTCACTACAGTTTTCTGAAGAGCCGCAGGAAACAAAAAAGCCAAGGTTTTTCTTCTTTAGTGCATCTGCATTGGCAAGACAATACTGTTTGATTTTTTTCTGAATCTGCCCCATATAGATGGAACCGCCAATTAAAATGGTGTCGAAATTTTCTAAGGATGGGATGGGATTCTGATTGATGTTGACAATACAGATTTCATCGTTTAGATTTTTTTTTAGTATTTGGACACAATCCTGGGTGAATCCATAGGTGCTAGCATAAATTATTAATGTTTTCATTTTACTTTCCTTTCTTAACTTTAGTTTTTATTGGGAAAGGGCATTTTCAATGGATTTCAAATACGCCTTGCTGGTAACCGTGGCACTACTGACTGTATTGACGGTTGTATTTTGTTTTTGAATGACACTGTTTATGATAGCATTGGTAACATCAGGGGATTCAATACCGACAGTTTTTAGTACGTTAATCTGAGTTATTTGGTGATCGGCAACGATGACCTCAACCTCATTTGTCCAACGACCACCTTTATAAATTCCGGGATAGGTTCCGTCATCAATCTTGGCCAGATCAACTGGGGAAATTGGTATACTTGTTCCGGATTCCAATCCGTTAGTCATGTAAAAAATTCCACCGGCACCTATCAGTACGAATACCCCCAGGATACTAAAAATAATAATTAGCGCTTTTTTCATTTATTCTTCCTCCTGCTATTTTGAGTCCTGATCCATTTTCTCCAGGTTTGTCAGCATTTTTTTAATGGCTGACCGGGTCATCGCCAGTTCTTCGGTGGTGATGCCATGAAATAATTTTTCGGTAAATATTTCTGATTTTTCCTGACTTTCCTGACCAAAAGAAGCAACGGCATCGGTTAGTTTGATCCGGGTGATCCGGGCATCATTGGCATCTTTTTCCATCACGACGAAGCCCTTTTGTTCTAATTTGAGTGCAACCTGCTTGACATTCTGATGAGAGCTGCCCATTCCTTTGGCGACTTCTTTAATGGTCGGGTCGTGATCAAAAGTATTCTGGACAACAATCGTGAGTAACCATTGCTTGGTGGTTAAATTGTGTTCTTTTAGTTCCCGTTCCAGCAGGGTATCCATCTGGTTTGCAACGACCTGAACCCCGCCAAAAATGAATTTCTGATCGGGTATAGAATCCATATTATCCAAAATATACCTCCAACAATCTATTAAGGTAATGTATTACCTTAATAGATAATACATTACCTTTTTTTATATGTCAATACCTTTTAAGAAAATTAATTTGTTTTAGATAAAAGTTAAGGGCTATATAAATTTGAAAGGGTTTGCAGTCATTTCGAAGGTCTAAATTTTCAAATTTGTGTTATTATAGTTAAGCACCAGAAGAGGAGACGTTTTATGCCTAAAATAGGAATGCGAATTTTTAAAACATTTATAGCAGTCTATCTTTGCTTTTTAATCTACTTATTAAGAGGTGAGCAGGGTTCCCC
This window encodes:
- a CDS encoding MarR family transcriptional regulator, which codes for MDSIPDQKFIFGGVQVVANQMDTLLERELKEHNLTTKQWLLTIVVQNTFDHDPTIKEVAKGMGSSHQNVKQVALKLEQKGFVVMEKDANDARITRIKLTDAVASFGQESQEKSEIFTEKLFHGITTEELAMTRSAIKKMLTNLEKMDQDSK
- a CDS encoding flavodoxin domain-containing protein; protein product: MKTLIIYASTYGFTQDCVQILKKNLNDEICIVNINQNPIPSLENFDTILIGGSIYMGQIQKKIKQYCLANADALKKKNLGFFVSCGSSENCSDYYKRAFPETLLKKACSVENFGGEMRPDKMNFFHKFIMNMVEKSTDKENSPPMKPLLENIMNMVDIINNLS
- a CDS encoding FMN-binding protein — protein: MKKALIIIFSILGVFVLIGAGGIFYMTNGLESGTSIPISPVDLAKIDDGTYPGIYKGGRWTNEVEVIVADHQITQINVLKTVGIESPDVTNAIINSVIQKQNTTVNTVSSATVTSKAYLKSIENALSQ